The sequence AACTTAATGAATGGCTTTCTTGATTTACACACTGAGAATTACCAGTGATacagcacagccttgtctcactctttttggaatagggtagtttccttcatcaaagaaaacgaaaggcattgattgtgattcattacccaccattactgtattcataatacacaaattatttggtttttgaaataccggtttagacgaatggcaatggtccatttttatcctcatttgaaaagggccagattggcgcccatgcgatgccactccacgtgacatcacagggacctagtttctatatgagtagataggagttatacatcgtgtgagattaccaatgcatgcatgaggcgcagagctcagggaaacatgtcttaataatcactttttaaaactggctaaggtcggaaagttttcttcgttaaataaggtattaataatccttatttaagccaagcgctaccagccagcagggtactcagctacccgctagcagcctgcgtcgtatcagcgctaagcctcgcctcaaggtcacctcacaaggcggcagcgggaaccagaaatacgtcacacggagagatttcctgacattcatacttacccatcgcgttttcgcgcgctagaaaattttcacctttcatttaatcgcgaaaaatagatatcgtcatttaaaaatctaaaagcgtgcaatacgtactccaggagtaataatctttcgatttaggtaataaaaaataataggaaaccaccctattcttgcttcttcatagTAGGATCCTGATCTAAACTCCACTACTTGGTTTTTGCATAGACTGAGGAAGATTCTGTCATTGaaaagaactccaatttctttcggGATTCCCAGTAGTGTGTCAATCCACATTGCCAAATGCCTTCTCCAAGTCCATGAATATTGGcttattcttttccattctcttctctatgagcagcctaacccaagtaacatttttggttggccctctgttggcagatggtgggacacagcggttggcccatggtatgatttggccacctcgccaaccgtatcccaaccaacgattccccaacgatgggccaacagagcattacagtcgggccttcgtattcccaacccaaggccaacaaatctccaacgatacaccgttggcccttttaaattctgccatccgtttcccaacaaaagctatgtTTTAcaggcatttctcatttttattgaatgaaagttaaattaatttaccttctcacttgatatgataccggtagatagaatctttacctttaactccctataaatcaaaatgaaattaaatatattaacaatcaatgctataggacaaagtaaggttacagtggttaaaagtggaaaacaaaaaatcaatatcagttcagaaggtccccaacttttattttcacaaattaggacaattttaacagcacctttccatattacaatatggcacacacaaaaactgtccatcttctttgtagggcaacaaaacacacttagacaAAATCTGGtcggactgcaatttgcatccaggtactaattttttcactacaaagatgccaatggtaccacttctaagaggtaattcaaagaaatcctcctttatttcatatatttcacactgcaagatgtacaccccagAGTTATTTGactcaattgccttcacaatgcCTATTCTCTGGTCTTTGGTGACAAAGGCCGAGTCTGGGGAGAATACACTTAGGCAACAACCATGCAAGTTACTGGGACAAATCACCCTGAGATTAGACCCATCACCACCTTGCGATTTTGGAACACAAGTACTCCCAGACACACTCATCTCCAGTATTCTATTTGAGACTTGTTGAAGAGGTCTGTTTGGACCCCTTACTAACCGCTTCAGTCTGCTCATGAAATTCTCAAATGGAAAAGCTGAGTAATTATCTAAGCTCCCATAATTGTTGACGTCGTCACATACATGTAAGAGATTATGCATACTATAATTTAAAACCTCTTTAGAGtacattttttgaatattttccacaaaGAGGTGGAGCAATTCATTAGCATAAGACACCCACTTCTTGTCTTCCGACAAATTACTGCACAATATATACATAGCAcaatgtaaaattagaaaatgttcATACAAATCTTTATGAAGAACATCTTTTAAAACATAGGGCccataatacaataaaaatgatcTTAATTCAGTTGCTTTCCAAAATTTGAAGTATTTAAGTGACCTTGGTTTACGTGAAAACTCTTTAGGGATAAACTTAGATAATGATACTAATCTCTTGGAAAGTTCGTCTCGGCTAACTGACCCCAGTCTACAATGTCTTGGGCCTTTCTCTACCCAAATCCGGATTAGCCTTTTCATGACACCTAAACATATTAGGTGCTTGTAATCCAAGGGCACCTGAGTGACTAAACCTAGATCCAAATCAGAAAGCCTACTTCTGTCACGCTGATGATCCTCGTAGCCAAGATTTTTGAAGATACTGTCTTTCCTCAGCTGCAAGGTATTAGAGTAAGGCCAGGTAGCTCGACCCACAAATACACCTTCTTGAACACACTTCTCACAACCATGGAGTGAATTGTGAGGTGCAATACATTTCACAAATGATCTAGCTGGAGCATCAGCCACAACACAACTTACACGAAATGAATAAGTCTTATTATTAGCTATAATTCCCTCTGACTGCAGTATCAAGCATTCATCTACAAAcatctttaaaaattcattagaatTACTTGGCTTAGTTTCAGGtccataaaaaataccaattacAAAAGGCACTTTGTCAACGGCTTGATCTAGGATCCCTAAGATAGGCCAAAAAGATTTTGTAGAGCTTGCAAAAAGGGGCAAACCATCAACActaacagtaacagttaaaataTCACTGTATATAGAAGCCAATTTCTTGACGTAGGGATACTTACAAGGTACCAAACCAGAGGCCACTCTCTTCAACACATTCCCTTTCACACCAAAGTATGCAAAGGAGCCCCCACAACAGGCAGTTATGTTGTGAGCGGACTTAGGGGTGTGCAATAAAGTACGACCATCCAAGGGCAAAATTTCATGATATGGCTGCAATATGTGTAAAAGCTCAGTCAGAGCATTGGTAGGAATATTATGAGTCATACTCCACACACTCAATTTCTCAGGCAAATTCTCGTCACATGGGATGGGTGGGGTGGAATAACTATCATCACTCTCCAACTCACTTGTTTCAGATTTGGATGATGATTTATTATAACAAGACTCATCTGCAGACACACTAATATTTACAGAATTATTTATAACACCATCATCCACCTGTATCGACTCATCTGAATGCACACTAAAATGTACAAAATTACTTTCAACTCCATTATCATCCACCTGTTTTACTATTGTATTGCAAGCCCCCAATTCCTGAAGCACTTTCCCTACTTCATTAGCAACAGTTCGACGTTTGGAACGTAGGGACAAACCACTGTAACTACAGAGGTTCAAGTCATCAGGCCTCTTTCTTACGCCTTGCCTCTCGTCCTCCATCACGATCCTTGGTGAACCTGAACCAATTGCTGCAAATCGTATTTATCTCATCATCTGTGACATCCAATGTCTTATGGTTCCTTCTCACAGCTCCtgtaataaaaatgtgaatttcaagCAGGAGAATAAACTAACTATAGTAGTATATGATACCAATAAAGTTACAACTCCTCACAGCAAGGATTAAACtagaattattttcctaaaacCAATTACACTTACTATAAATAACCTTGATAAGCTTCAGGTCTTTCAATGGGTATTTACTATTTTTACCCGTCCAGTTGTACTCGGCTGCAATCCTATTGGTGAATAACCTTTCCAACATCCGCCGAACAATGTGCTCTACTTTTTTGCCTCCTACAAGGCTCAGCCAGTGTTCCTTAAACACAAAACCAATAAAATCAGCCCATGAAAGAAGCCATACATTTACTTAAATGGCAGTAATCAGTTTTTGATGAGACAGTTGACTAAgtgttatttacaaaaaaaaacaggtgTTTAATCCGAGTGATATTAATTACTCAAAATCAATCATGAAAAATGCTGATAATGTAATTATGTATATCTACTTACAAAATCTGTTacatcatcaccatcatcttTTAAGAATTCTTCTATCTTCATAACTTCATCATAACTGTCACAAGGCAGCTTCAATGTATCAGCCACACATATTCTTCTGGGAACAACAACTGTAGGGCTTTTGGATTCGAGTTGATGTTGCAATATCTCGTCCAATTTCTTATCTAGTTTGGCCAAATATCTGGCAATGGCCACTAATCCAGGTGAAGAAGGCGAAGCCACTGAAAAAATGGGAACATATCATGATTTAAGCTAATTAACAGTAGCTCTTCCACTATAGTACACACTTGAAATTACACTTTTCGGGTACTAAGACTTCCTTCTTAAAAATTTACTTGAGTCCTTTGCAATGAGATTACTTCGAAAAATGATAGAGATAAATGAGAGATATGACAAGGCTCTTGCTAGACCCTACTACTAGTGTGTGGTCCTTAAGGTTTGCTTATACATACAGTTAATTACATTGAAACATAGAGCTATTAGATTTGTAAAGAGTGGTTATGAAAAACAAAATTGTATTTCCACATTCTCCACCAAGTTAGCCTGGGAAACTTCACAAGAAAATTTCAGTAACAGCATTAATTATGACATTTCATTAAGTTTTTGTAATTTCTATAATGGCAAAAGGTGGCATCTTTGCTGAAACTTGACTTTGGGAACTACACAGTAACTGTGTTCtgacaatggggaacatgcatattttttaaaattactggaATAAGAAGGTCCCTGCCTCAAATGTACTCTCCGAAAGTTTTGCGGAaaataataatgctttttagctgagttatgagtctttaaaaacaGAACTTCAGACACAttagatagattttcagctagcaatggataCATTAAATCTTGAAGgacgataaataaatatgtaaaaacgtttgtaaaataattttcattgattgcATAATTATTTACCAGCCTTATTATACTCCCGCATCGCGCTAGTGATGAAGCAATcgctgtttttcagaaaatcagccaccataaggaagtcgaccaaaagtaaactgaggtattgtgctttcttaaatccctctgtggtcaatttgtccttttaggaactactacaaagcacGTCGATGATTTTTGCTTCCATATTTTCTAATCAAGGCTTtaccactctactctcttagcgaagtgtcCATTGTACCGTGCCAAGaagtcagaaggcgtttcaggtcgcGTGACTTCAAGAGAtattaaatcattttcaattagcatttattgatgtttgtggagtactaggagagttttgacatatatttggaatcgtgagaaatttttctattcaatgagactaactagcttgatgaacaaatttcatgcgtGCTCCCCATTATTCTGGAATGTTTCAACTACACAACAGTTTCCAGCAAGGTGACATCCAAATATTTAAGAGAGTAACATCATGGATCTAGTATAGTTTCAGAACAGATATTTTTCTCTAAGAAATATTTACCTGGTGAAGTTAGAGATTCTGCCTCCCTCTCAGTATTTAAAGGTGATTCCTCACCCACACTACCAGTTTCTGGAGAAGGTACGTCatctgcaaaaatataaaaattagaaaaattaataagtatAGCCTTTACTTACTATAAGTCCTCCACACTAGtaaaacaattcattaaaataatacccATGAATGTTACTGCCATGTAAATCATCATATTAAAAACATAGGCATTTACATTACCTGAATCATTCACAGTGGGTGGCCGTGGATAGTGTTTAATGATGTTCCTGGGAGTCTGGTCCTCACTGTCACTATCGCTTGGAGAAAACCTCTCGGCTCTCCTTCGTTTCCGCTTCCCTGTCTCTTCAAAGTCAGATAGCAGCTCTGATTAAGTTTCTGCTTGCCTGAGTTTCTGTCTAGCTATAGATAACTCATCTAAAATAGTAAGAGAAACATCATCACCGAAAGATTAATTATACACATGTCGTACGTAGGAAGACATTCTTCAATGACGATTGAACAAATGGTTAGCCAACAGCATTCCAATCAACTCTTCACATTTTTCATAACAATTTTGCCAAATACACCTACGATTACAGATGCCAGTCAATCAAAGTAGCATCATTGTTCGCAGGATGGAGGTTTCCACGATCTACTTTACGGTCCTTTTCTACAATATTGattcatatatttaagaaggtttatgtattttcaaaaagtaaatcaTAAATTCGCTTATCGTGATTCTTTGATGAACATGTATCAGCCAATCACAAGAACAGGTCGCAAAAGTAGGGCGGATGAAGAGAATAAAGGATCAAGATCAAATTCCACGTGAATGAATGTTACGGAAAAGTACGACGGAACATTAATAACGACGTTATTTGCagtttcgaaataaaaaatttgggaaTTTTACTACTTAACGTAATAAGAACTTTAAGGTGAGGTACTGCTGCTCAAATCACTGCATTAATTTGTAGGCAAACATGTGACCTGTGAAAATTTGATATCCAACGCAAATTACAGTGCTGCTACGTATTGCGCGTCTATAATATTcaagctttcgcggccattgctCGAAGCAACATCAGGAATGAGTTCCCTTGGAAAAT comes from Ischnura elegans chromosome X, ioIscEleg1.1, whole genome shotgun sequence and encodes:
- the LOC124171213 gene encoding uncharacterized protein LOC124171213; protein product: MGALILRSEFDVVVRDLRVNKASGIDNIPMELKLLSDFEETGKRKRRRAERFSPSDSDSEDQTPRNIIKHYPRPPTVNDSDDVPSPETGSVGEESPLNTEREAESLTSPVASPSSPGLVAIARYLAKLDKKLDEILQHQLESKSPTVVVPRRICVADTLKLPCDSYDEVMKIEEFLKDDGDDVTDFEHWLSLVGGKKVEHIVRRMLERLFTNRIAAEYNWTGKNSKYPLKDLKLIKVIYRAVRRNHKTLDVTDDEINTICSNWFRFTKDRDGGREARRKKEA